A region of Carassius gibelio isolate Cgi1373 ecotype wild population from Czech Republic chromosome B11, carGib1.2-hapl.c, whole genome shotgun sequence DNA encodes the following proteins:
- the stimate gene encoding store-operated calcium entry regulator STIMATE isoform X2, which yields MAGVGVSVQPRGQLPSASSNSSPTDPTRGCSNGAFMDSFGIFLQGLLGVVAFSTLMLKHFREPKHERRPWRIWFLDTSKQAIGMLFIHFANVYLSDLTEEDPCSLYLINFLLDATLGMLVIYGGVKAVSAVVEWRQWDSLRFGEYGEPVQCSAWVGQCALYILIIMFEKVMIMLVLLLPQWKKLATLNPITNPRLELAIVMLIVPFFVNALMFWVVDNFLMKKGRTKAKLEERIAENDPRGSSKVRYRRALSHDDSESEG from the exons ATGGCGGGTGTTGGGGTCAGCGTGCAGCCGCGGGGTCAGCTGCCGTCTGCATCCTCCAACTCCTCGCCCACTGATCCAACCCGGGGCTGCTCAAACGGGGCCTTCATGGACTCCTTTGGCATCTTCCTGCAGGGCCTGCTGGGGGTCGTGGCCTTCAGCACCCTTATGT TGAAACACTTCAGGGAGCCCAAGCACGAACGGAGACCCTGGAGAATCTG GTTTCTGGACACCTCCAAACAGGCCATAGGGATGCTGTTCATTCACTTTGCCAATGTCTACCTGTCTGACCTCACAGAGGAGGACCCATGTTCACT ATACTTGATCAACTTCCTTTTGGATGCGACACTGGGCATGCTGGTGATCTATGGCGGCGTGAAGGCTGTTAGTGCTGTGGTTGAATGGAGACAGTGGGATTCGCTGCGTTTTGGAGAGTATG GTGAGCCGGTTCAGTGCAGTGCCTGGGTGGGTCAATGTGCTCTCTACATCCTGATCATAATGTTTGAGAAGGTCATGATCATGTTGGTCCTCCTCCTCCCACAGTGGAAGAAG CTGGCTACACTCAACCCTATAACAAACCCTCGTCTGGAGCTAGCTATTGTCATGCTAATCGTCCCGTTTTTCGTGAAC GCTTTGATGTTCTGGGTGGTAGACAACTTCCTAATGAAGAAGGGCAGAACAAAAGCCAAATTGGAGGAGAGGATAGCAGAAAATGACCCTCGTGGCAGCAGCAAAGTGCGCTATAGACGGGCATTGTCACACGACGACTCTGAATCAGAA gGATGA
- the stimate gene encoding store-operated calcium entry regulator STIMATE isoform X1 produces MAGVGVSVQPRGQLPSASSNSSPTDPTRGCSNGAFMDSFGIFLQGLLGVVAFSTLMLKHFREPKHERRPWRIWFLDTSKQAIGMLFIHFANVYLSDLTEEDPCSLYLINFLLDATLGMLVIYGGVKAVSAVVEWRQWDSLRFGEYGEPVQCSAWVGQCALYILIIMFEKVMIMLVLLLPQWKKLATLNPITNPRLELAIVMLIVPFFVNALMFWVVDNFLMKKGRTKAKLEERIAENDPRGSSKVRYRRALSHDDSESEILFSADDEMEDSDGDDDVRRLTGLKPVKKKKHRLGIPV; encoded by the exons ATGGCGGGTGTTGGGGTCAGCGTGCAGCCGCGGGGTCAGCTGCCGTCTGCATCCTCCAACTCCTCGCCCACTGATCCAACCCGGGGCTGCTCAAACGGGGCCTTCATGGACTCCTTTGGCATCTTCCTGCAGGGCCTGCTGGGGGTCGTGGCCTTCAGCACCCTTATGT TGAAACACTTCAGGGAGCCCAAGCACGAACGGAGACCCTGGAGAATCTG GTTTCTGGACACCTCCAAACAGGCCATAGGGATGCTGTTCATTCACTTTGCCAATGTCTACCTGTCTGACCTCACAGAGGAGGACCCATGTTCACT ATACTTGATCAACTTCCTTTTGGATGCGACACTGGGCATGCTGGTGATCTATGGCGGCGTGAAGGCTGTTAGTGCTGTGGTTGAATGGAGACAGTGGGATTCGCTGCGTTTTGGAGAGTATG GTGAGCCGGTTCAGTGCAGTGCCTGGGTGGGTCAATGTGCTCTCTACATCCTGATCATAATGTTTGAGAAGGTCATGATCATGTTGGTCCTCCTCCTCCCACAGTGGAAGAAG CTGGCTACACTCAACCCTATAACAAACCCTCGTCTGGAGCTAGCTATTGTCATGCTAATCGTCCCGTTTTTCGTGAAC GCTTTGATGTTCTGGGTGGTAGACAACTTCCTAATGAAGAAGGGCAGAACAAAAGCCAAATTGGAGGAGAGGATAGCAGAAAATGACCCTCGTGGCAGCAGCAAAGTGCGCTATAGACGGGCATTGTCACACGACGACTCTGAATCAGAA ATTCTGTTTTCTGCAGATGACGAAATGGAGGATTCAGATGGTGACGACGATGTACGAAGACTCACAGGGCTCAAGCCTGTTAAGAAAAAGAAGCACCGGCTGGGTATTCCAGTTTGA
- the LOC127967864 gene encoding uncharacterized protein LOC127967864 isoform X3, which translates to MVRRCVFGCSNARTLFCFPTTNWLRKKWLEFIHFEEGAICASSRLCDRHFSDESFTNLGMVTAGITCYLTLANTAVPTLYTVGASPPARPITREVGCQCNTPLLKSVAVQAVRTQKKPKRRSKAIQVRPLLSHCASVPCSDEDFSVKSESSLTLTPIKRPRMEDSPERSTHSSEEPTDDTHVPNIIKEDDIKLEPCESSYIVVTI; encoded by the exons ATGGTTCGTCGGTGTGTATTTGGTTGTTCTAACGCACGTACTTTATTTTGTTTCCCAACCACAAACTGGTTACGAAAAAAGTGGCTGGAGTTTATACATTTCGAAGAAGGGGCTATTTGCGCCAGCTCGCGGCTATGTGACAGGCACTTCTCTGACGAATCCTTCACCAATTTGGGGATGGTTACTGCTGGGATAACGTGCTACCTTACATTAGCAAACACGGCTGTTCCGACTCTTTACACTGTAGGCGCTTCCCCTCCCGCACGA CCAATAACACGCGAGGTGGGCTGCCAGTGTAATACTCCGCTTCTGAAGAGCGTTGCGGTCCAAGCAGTACGCACCCAAAAAAAGCCAAAACGGAGAAGTAAAG CCATTCAAGTGAGACCTCTTTTGAGTCATTGTGCTAGTGTGCCCTGCTCGGATGAGGATTTTTCAGTCAAATCTGAATCTTCATTAACATTAACACCAATTAAAAGGCCACGCATGGAGGATTCCCCTGAGAGGTCTACACACAGCTCAGAAGAACCAACAGATGACACCCACGTGCCTAATATAATTAAAGAAGATGACATAAA GCTTGAGCCCTGTGAGTCTTCGTACATCGTCGTCACCATCTGA
- the LOC127967864 gene encoding uncharacterized protein LOC127967864 isoform X2, producing MVRRCVFGCSNARTLFCFPTTNWLRKKWLEFIHFEEGAICASSRLCDRHFSDESFTNLGMVTAGITCYLTLANTAVPTLYTVGASPPARPITREVGCQCNTPLLKSVAVQAVRTQKKPKRRSKAIQVRPLLSHCASVPCSDEDFSVKSESSLTLTPIKRPRMEDSPERSTHSSEEPTDDTHVPNIIKEDDIKVAKIFLVMSGGFSRVCLPEYGSFTPQIIDRVSLHAPHFLIHVQA from the exons ATGGTTCGTCGGTGTGTATTTGGTTGTTCTAACGCACGTACTTTATTTTGTTTCCCAACCACAAACTGGTTACGAAAAAAGTGGCTGGAGTTTATACATTTCGAAGAAGGGGCTATTTGCGCCAGCTCGCGGCTATGTGACAGGCACTTCTCTGACGAATCCTTCACCAATTTGGGGATGGTTACTGCTGGGATAACGTGCTACCTTACATTAGCAAACACGGCTGTTCCGACTCTTTACACTGTAGGCGCTTCCCCTCCCGCACGA CCAATAACACGCGAGGTGGGCTGCCAGTGTAATACTCCGCTTCTGAAGAGCGTTGCGGTCCAAGCAGTACGCACCCAAAAAAAGCCAAAACGGAGAAGTAAAG CCATTCAAGTGAGACCTCTTTTGAGTCATTGTGCTAGTGTGCCCTGCTCGGATGAGGATTTTTCAGTCAAATCTGAATCTTCATTAACATTAACACCAATTAAAAGGCCACGCATGGAGGATTCCCCTGAGAGGTCTACACACAGCTCAGAAGAACCAACAGATGACACCCACGTGCCTAATATAATTAAAGAAGATGACATAAA GGTAGCAAAAATCTTTCTAGTGATGTCCGGAGGCTTCTCTCGTGTATGTCTACCAGAGTATGGGTCCTTTACCCCACAAATCATAGATCGAGTTAGTCTACATGCCCCTCACTTTCTGATCCATGTTCAG GCTTGA
- the LOC127967864 gene encoding uncharacterized protein LOC127967864 isoform X1 has protein sequence MVRRCVFGCSNARTLFCFPTTNWLRKKWLEFIHFEEGAICASSRLCDRHFSDESFTNLGMVTAGITCYLTLANTAVPTLYTVGASPPARPITREVGCQCNTPLLKSVAVQAVRTQKKPKRRSKAIQVRPLLSHCASVPCSDEDFSVKSESSLTLTPIKRPRMEDSPERSTHSSEEPTDDTHVPNIIKEDDIKVAKIFLVMSGGFSRVCLPEYGSFTPQIIDRVSLHAPHFLIHVQVNERDLKSKLI, from the exons ATGGTTCGTCGGTGTGTATTTGGTTGTTCTAACGCACGTACTTTATTTTGTTTCCCAACCACAAACTGGTTACGAAAAAAGTGGCTGGAGTTTATACATTTCGAAGAAGGGGCTATTTGCGCCAGCTCGCGGCTATGTGACAGGCACTTCTCTGACGAATCCTTCACCAATTTGGGGATGGTTACTGCTGGGATAACGTGCTACCTTACATTAGCAAACACGGCTGTTCCGACTCTTTACACTGTAGGCGCTTCCCCTCCCGCACGA CCAATAACACGCGAGGTGGGCTGCCAGTGTAATACTCCGCTTCTGAAGAGCGTTGCGGTCCAAGCAGTACGCACCCAAAAAAAGCCAAAACGGAGAAGTAAAG CCATTCAAGTGAGACCTCTTTTGAGTCATTGTGCTAGTGTGCCCTGCTCGGATGAGGATTTTTCAGTCAAATCTGAATCTTCATTAACATTAACACCAATTAAAAGGCCACGCATGGAGGATTCCCCTGAGAGGTCTACACACAGCTCAGAAGAACCAACAGATGACACCCACGTGCCTAATATAATTAAAGAAGATGACATAAA GGTAGCAAAAATCTTTCTAGTGATGTCCGGAGGCTTCTCTCGTGTATGTCTACCAGAGTATGGGTCCTTTACCCCACAAATCATAGATCGAGTTAGTCTACATGCCCCTCACTTTCTGATCCATGTTCAGGTAAATGAGAGAGACCTCAAGTCTAAATTGATTTGA
- the mustn1b gene encoding musculoskeletal embryonic nuclear protein 1b, whose protein sequence is MSQQEVKKKKRPVVKEEDLKGARSKLGLKGEVKSKTYEVMAECERMGKVAPSVFSGVGSGSETALEKPKPPSGSVFGK, encoded by the exons ATGTCTCAG CAAGAggttaagaagaagaagaggccAGTTGTAAAGGAGGAGGACCTGAAAGGAGCCCGCAGTAAACTGGGGTTGAAGGGAGAGGTCAAGAGCAAAACATACGAGGTCATGGCGGAGTGTG AACGCATGGGGAAGGTGGCGCCATCTGTTTTCAGTGGAGTAGGATCTGGAAGCGAGACAGCGCTTGAGAAACCCAAGCCTCCATCAGGAAGCGTGTTTGGCAAATGA